The uncultured Methanomethylovorans sp. genome contains a region encoding:
- a CDS encoding DUF3006 domain-containing protein yields MTFKATLDRIENNIAVLLVRPEETIRLNVPLSLLPEGSKEGAILRINITKDEQETKVTKEQVSSMLEKLKNKK; encoded by the coding sequence ATGACCTTCAAAGCCACCCTAGACAGAATAGAAAACAACATAGCTGTGTTGCTTGTAAGGCCTGAAGAAACCATCAGGCTAAACGTCCCACTTTCTTTATTACCGGAAGGCAGCAAGGAAGGGGCTATCCTTAGAATTAATATTACAAAAGATGAGCAAGAGACAAAGGTGACCAAAGAACAAGTATCTTCCATGCTAGAGAAGCTGAAGAACAAGAAATGA
- a CDS encoding ribbon-helix-helix domain-containing protein, protein MTIAFRCPVKLAEKIDAYIENGEYMNRGDAGRDLVRLGLHMKEESDKHGNRKASVNCNCLAAGGETV, encoded by the coding sequence ATGACAATAGCGTTTAGATGCCCTGTGAAACTCGCAGAGAAGATTGACGCATATATCGAAAATGGAGAGTACATGAACAGAGGAGACGCAGGCCGTGACCTCGTGCGATTGGGACTACACATGAAAGAAGAGAGTGACAAACATGGAAACAGAAAAGCATCTGTTAACTGTAACTGCCTCGCCGCTGGTGGAGAGACAGTTTGA
- a CDS encoding IS5 family transposase has translation MSNKYLKFVDTALAVSGKSHLPIYSCKYSKRKYTQHQLFALILLKDYLNVDYRSIVELVKLMENLKLRMDLKEVPHYTTLPKFITRVNSVILRSLLQQTLKLFYTDGEKIEVSAIDSSGFTSDHCSYYYSFRTGKKRRSFLKVSISVDTDKFIITGFKISGIPVHDTRHAITLLKQCDKNRKSNYYVMDKGYDSEEIHSLVREELEAIAMIPLRERKRKKIKGKYRRKMIQEFEKVLYYIRNLAETMFSVIKRKYGEEIKARKYWNQVKEVKIKLLLHNLDRYVKVRYIVQMSISTEPIFLLFATTML, from the coding sequence TTGTCAAATAAGTACTTAAAGTTTGTTGATACAGCTTTAGCTGTATCAGGAAAATCTCACCTTCCAATCTATAGTTGCAAATATTCTAAAAGGAAATATACACAACACCAGCTATTCGCCCTGATTTTGTTAAAAGACTATCTCAATGTGGATTACAGAAGTATTGTCGAACTTGTTAAACTAATGGAGAACTTGAAGTTGCGAATGGATTTAAAAGAGGTTCCGCATTATACTACACTTCCAAAATTCATTACTCGAGTTAATTCAGTTATTCTTAGATCTTTGTTACAGCAAACACTGAAACTATTTTATACAGATGGGGAAAAAATAGAAGTCAGTGCTATTGATTCAAGTGGATTTACAAGTGATCATTGCAGTTACTATTATTCATTTAGAACTGGAAAGAAACGGAGATCTTTCCTGAAAGTTAGTATTTCTGTTGATACTGATAAGTTCATTATTACTGGTTTTAAGATATCAGGTATACCTGTACACGATACAAGGCATGCAATCACATTGCTGAAGCAATGCGACAAAAATCGTAAATCAAATTATTATGTAATGGATAAAGGCTACGATTCTGAGGAAATACATTCTCTGGTAAGGGAAGAACTAGAGGCAATAGCTATGATCCCTTTGAGAGAAAGGAAAAGGAAGAAGATAAAAGGCAAATATCGCAGAAAAATGATACAAGAGTTTGAGAAGGTATTGTATTATATTAGGAACCTGGCAGAAACTATGTTTTCCGTCATTAAAAGAAAATATGGTGAAGAAATTAAGGCCAGAAAATACTGGAATCAAGTAAAAGAGGTTAAAATCAAGCTATTGCTACATAACCTTGACAGATATGTCAAGGTTAGATATATTGTTCAAATGAGCATTTCTACAGAGCCGATATTTTTATTGTTTGCAACTACAATGTTATAA
- a CDS encoding GIY-YIG nuclease family protein, which yields MTIGRTISIYLPDANPQGIKICEFFDSIVKAVSIPRAKLDDGLRRLELEQPGVYFLIGEKDEVGKPQVYVGESEILTIRLSDHHKKKDFWNQAICFVSEKNNLNKAHIKYLENHACEQAKLINKCTLENNNTPTKSSLTDQDRDFVLRFFDELKIIMATLGYPIFEQTKKSKKHMYSCKSKDADAVGEYTEEGFIVNKGSKSNVTETASIHQSVSSFRANLVEKGILKEENGVYVFQEDFTFSSPSTAAAVVLGRSANGWTSWKDKDDKTLDEVVRQKEKEE from the coding sequence ATGACAATAGGAAGAACAATTTCAATTTACCTGCCAGATGCCAACCCTCAAGGTATCAAGATATGCGAGTTCTTTGATTCTATTGTCAAAGCGGTTTCTATCCCCAGAGCGAAATTAGACGATGGGTTAAGAAGATTAGAGCTTGAACAACCAGGTGTTTACTTCCTGATAGGTGAAAAAGATGAAGTTGGTAAGCCTCAAGTGTATGTTGGTGAATCTGAAATACTGACCATTCGTTTAAGCGATCACCACAAAAAGAAGGATTTTTGGAATCAAGCTATATGCTTTGTTTCAGAAAAGAATAATCTAAACAAGGCCCATATCAAGTATCTTGAAAATCATGCTTGTGAGCAGGCTAAATTAATTAATAAATGTACTCTTGAAAACAACAATACTCCGACTAAATCATCTTTAACAGACCAAGATAGGGATTTTGTTTTACGCTTTTTTGATGAGTTAAAGATTATAATGGCAACCCTTGGCTATCCCATTTTTGAACAAACAAAGAAAAGCAAGAAACATATGTACTCTTGCAAGAGTAAAGATGCTGATGCAGTTGGTGAATACACAGAAGAAGGCTTTATTGTAAACAAAGGATCTAAATCTAACGTAACAGAGACAGCGTCTATTCATCAAAGTGTGTCATCGTTTAGAGCAAATTTAGTGGAAAAAGGAATACTAAAAGAAGAAAATGGTGTATATGTTTTCCAAGAAGATTTTACCTTTTCCTCTCCATCCACGGCTGCTGCGGTAGTTCTAGGTAGAAGTGCAAACGGATGGACTTCTTGGAAAGATAAAGATGACAAAACGCTTGATGAGGTTGTAAGGCAAAAAGAAAAAGAGGAATAA
- a CDS encoding DNA double-strand break repair nuclease NurA: protein MEKARLLNKFILHPSFMDILRTLSDENIVLPRNASLESLEWGKYSFPTNGKLKALDKVKSLLLNPHKGQHFLGTQKILAYDESIEKFQALEGAAYLTSHSIVIMSEEDYIPSNYLTLNFYTRSETLLSKNKFIKDCRESVPKSNENEELSYFESAYKKDYAEDRTEFILERTPRNSILLIDGPLIGAQMSLYTVKMNEMLLANNVIPLYFVKNSTSNLVTDNIVELKGKFNSDMHWAYSLLKSQERTNFFQYTDQNNASFSKIFCYFKPFNSRSPQRIEMHTSTYQYICEEIDSLMDLICYLVIAHGDINNPQVRPIAIAEQFARKTIKMYDIHKLMELSNIIPSMNEVRFG, encoded by the coding sequence ATGGAAAAAGCAAGGCTTCTCAATAAATTTATATTGCACCCATCATTCATGGATATTTTAAGGACACTTAGTGATGAGAATATAGTATTACCGAGAAATGCATCTTTAGAAAGTCTTGAATGGGGAAAATACTCATTTCCAACCAATGGGAAGCTAAAAGCCCTTGATAAAGTGAAATCTCTACTACTAAATCCACATAAAGGGCAACATTTTTTGGGGACACAAAAGATTCTAGCATATGATGAATCTATTGAAAAATTTCAAGCACTTGAAGGTGCTGCATACCTCACATCACATTCAATAGTAATTATGTCAGAAGAAGACTACATTCCCTCCAACTATTTGACACTTAATTTCTATACGAGGTCAGAAACATTACTGTCAAAGAATAAATTTATAAAAGATTGCAGAGAAAGTGTTCCAAAATCAAATGAAAATGAAGAGCTTAGTTATTTTGAATCTGCTTACAAAAAAGATTATGCTGAGGACAGAACTGAATTCATTCTAGAAAGAACACCAAGGAACTCTATACTTTTAATTGATGGTCCACTTATTGGAGCTCAAATGAGTCTTTATACTGTCAAAATGAATGAAATGCTATTAGCAAATAATGTGATTCCGCTATATTTTGTAAAGAATAGTACTAGTAATCTGGTAACAGATAATATAGTAGAGTTAAAAGGAAAATTCAATTCAGATATGCATTGGGCATATAGTTTATTAAAATCACAAGAAAGAACAAATTTTTTTCAATATACTGACCAAAACAACGCTTCTTTTTCAAAAATATTTTGCTACTTTAAGCCCTTTAATTCAAGAAGCCCCCAGAGAATTGAGATGCATACCAGTACTTATCAATATATCTGTGAAGAAATAGACTCTTTAATGGATTTAATCTGTTACTTAGTAATTGCTCATGGGGATATAAACAATCCACAAGTACGTCCGATTGCCATAGCGGAACAATTTGCAAGAAAGACAATAAAAATGTACGATATTCACAAATTGATGGAATTATCTAACATAATTCCTTCTATGAATGAAGTGAGATTTGGGTGA
- a CDS encoding DNA adenine methylase: protein MNLSVKTALRYPGGKTRALKEILPLIPIDIEEFRDPFVGGGSVFLAVKQTTNASIFRINDLNYDLYCFWKQVKDNNNELVKELLEIKKNSSDGRKLYSDLKYQSLEQSSEFEVAVRFFVLNRITFSGLSCSGGYSKQSFEKRFTVSSIERLNALSSIIQNVEITNKGYEKLINTNEDDVFIFLDPPYLNARNSKLYGNNGHLHTAFDHKTFAKRMKKCECRWLITCDDTPEIREMFDFAQIESWELQYGVNNMKKPDTSCKSKIGKELFIFNYNIKDK, encoded by the coding sequence ATGAATTTAAGTGTAAAGACAGCTCTTCGCTATCCAGGAGGAAAAACAAGGGCCCTAAAAGAAATATTGCCTTTGATTCCTATCGATATTGAAGAGTTTCGGGATCCCTTTGTAGGTGGGGGATCGGTTTTCCTAGCAGTAAAACAAACAACTAATGCCTCTATTTTTCGAATAAATGATTTAAACTATGACCTGTACTGCTTTTGGAAACAAGTAAAGGATAATAATAATGAATTAGTTAAAGAGTTGCTTGAAATAAAGAAAAATTCATCTGATGGGAGAAAACTATACTCTGATTTAAAGTACCAGTCCTTAGAGCAGAGTTCAGAGTTTGAAGTAGCAGTTCGATTTTTTGTATTGAATCGAATTACTTTTTCAGGACTATCTTGTTCAGGTGGTTACTCTAAACAGTCTTTTGAAAAACGATTCACAGTTTCTTCGATTGAACGGCTGAACGCACTTTCAAGTATAATTCAAAATGTTGAAATTACAAACAAGGGATATGAAAAGTTGATTAATACAAATGAAGATGATGTCTTTATTTTTTTGGATCCACCGTATCTTAATGCAAGAAATTCAAAGCTTTATGGAAACAATGGACATTTACATACCGCATTCGATCATAAAACATTTGCAAAAAGAATGAAAAAATGTGAGTGTCGATGGCTTATAACATGCGATGACACACCCGAAATCAGAGAAATGTTTGATTTTGCACAAATCGAATCATGGGAACTGCAGTATGGTGTGAACAATATGAAAAAGCCCGATACTAGCTGTAAATCAAAGATTGGTAAAGAACTTTTCATATTCAACTATAACATAAAAGATAAGTGA
- a CDS encoding lamin tail domain-containing protein: MNKILKLILLAFGVLILIGIFTPPSEQPIDKQNASTSQLQATENTSSNQYAIPEQTSSQQATEQTSSASQNGNLTVHFIDVGQGDSILVEYAGKTMLIDAGEKNMGSTVSSYLKQQGVSSLDNVVATHPHADHIGGLITILNGYPVSNFIDSGVPHTSQTYEDMLTTIDSKNIPFHVAQRGENIDFAPGVTIQVLNPGKEQSEDLNEDSVVLKITDNDVSFLLMGDAGLEAESSIMSEGYDVNADILKVGHHASTSGSGPKFISAVSPDISVIEVGAGNDYGHPHAETLERLQSASTVYRTDYHGTITITTDGSIYTVTTEKTAPTQTSTISTAPTEDTTTTSTSKSEDSSYYSTPTSTSDDTAAEPSQTSTSDEGVYVTGLDLKNEWVKIKNSGSSTMDLTGWAIRDEGDKHTYTFPSFQLEAGATVTLHTEDGTNTGTELYWGSGNSIWNNDGDTAFLYDSSGNLVSSLEG, from the coding sequence ATGAATAAAATACTGAAACTGATACTGTTAGCTTTTGGGGTCTTGATACTCATTGGAATATTTACGCCCCCATCAGAGCAACCCATAGATAAACAAAATGCTTCTACAAGTCAATTACAAGCAACCGAAAATACATCCTCCAATCAATACGCTATACCTGAACAAACTTCATCTCAGCAAGCCACTGAACAAACCTCTTCAGCCAGCCAGAACGGTAACCTAACAGTCCACTTCATAGATGTTGGCCAGGGTGATTCCATTCTTGTTGAATATGCCGGAAAGACCATGCTCATCGATGCCGGTGAAAAGAACATGGGTTCTACAGTCTCATCATATCTTAAACAGCAAGGAGTGTCCAGCCTAGATAATGTGGTTGCAACCCATCCCCACGCAGATCACATAGGTGGCCTCATCACAATACTAAACGGATATCCTGTAAGTAATTTCATTGATTCGGGAGTTCCACACACCTCACAGACATACGAAGACATGCTGACAACAATAGACTCAAAGAACATTCCCTTCCACGTAGCTCAAAGAGGAGAAAACATCGACTTTGCTCCAGGAGTAACTATCCAAGTACTTAATCCCGGAAAAGAGCAGTCCGAGGATCTCAATGAAGACTCTGTCGTACTGAAAATCACAGACAATGATGTATCATTCCTGCTAATGGGAGATGCAGGCCTTGAAGCAGAATCAAGCATAATGAGCGAAGGTTATGATGTCAATGCAGACATCCTTAAAGTCGGCCACCATGCGAGCACTTCCGGTTCAGGACCAAAGTTCATTTCAGCCGTTAGTCCGGATATCAGTGTTATAGAGGTCGGTGCAGGTAATGACTACGGACATCCTCATGCAGAGACCCTGGAGAGACTTCAAAGCGCGTCCACAGTTTACAGAACAGATTACCATGGAACGATCACCATCACAACAGACGGATCCATATATACAGTAACAACTGAAAAGACCGCACCAACCCAAACCAGTACTATCAGTACAGCACCCACAGAGGATACAACAACTACTTCGACATCAAAAAGTGAAGATAGCAGCTATTATTCAACACCAACATCCACTTCTGACGATACAGCAGCTGAACCATCTCAAACAAGCACTTCAGATGAAGGAGTGTATGTCACTGGTCTAGACCTTAAGAACGAATGGGTCAAGATCAAGAATTCAGGCTCTTCAACCATGGACCTCACTGGATGGGCGATCAGAGACGAAGGCGATAAACACACTTATACATTCCCTTCCTTCCAGCTCGAGGCAGGTGCAACAGTTACTCTCCACACAGAAGACGGAACAAATACCGGAACAGAACTCTATTGGGGCAGTGGCAATTCCATCTGGAACAATGACGGTGATACAGCTTTTCTCTACGATAGCAGTGGGAATCTAGTTAGTTCACTGGAGGGATAA
- a CDS encoding helicase HerA-like domain-containing protein, translated as MTWIVIGREKDKVKLVSKTTTKALLPKGSYLTITEPDDCKFILRVEDSYQDFPYSPSPMIVDMELEPLKQDQKCQNIVYALPIKDLNERKDGLINFIKPLSTARRSNQEEVNLAMGYEEENKDMFTGPKVFLATIHGTQNQILTDDDGNMLTAYFPKDFFYHQILVCGKTGSGKTVCTKNFAQHFVEKMGGAVLAINVKEFDFLTMDKPSNDLTEQIKKEWDFLGEKAKGLRNFAIYYPSIIQKRNIKQVNSDLCTPITLDVTAIEPNSLNGILQNVSDIGAQYLPDIFRYWKEDVVSKKETSYFKFNNFVEWFAEINKRDKNDNKNLYPIKNSRGDKTEVPLHSGTATNILRNLNISKEYFDDKNAKALNGEDILDSGMMSVIDIEKEEAKIFGSILLRHLLQKIVELKSSGTKMVPVLIIIDEVHQFYNTESSKEALGALDTICRQGRSQEIAVIFSSQNPSDIPKGLSNVINTKIFFKSDVGAAKAHGISITDSEMESLKRGYCIANIHDLSQLKVMKFPLSLAGVIKRGE; from the coding sequence ATGACATGGATAGTTATTGGACGGGAAAAAGATAAGGTTAAATTAGTATCTAAAACTACTACCAAGGCTCTTTTACCAAAGGGCTCTTATTTAACAATAACTGAGCCTGATGATTGCAAGTTTATATTAAGAGTAGAAGATAGCTATCAGGATTTTCCATATAGCCCATCTCCCATGATTGTCGATATGGAACTAGAACCTTTAAAACAAGACCAAAAATGTCAAAATATTGTTTATGCACTTCCAATCAAAGATCTGAATGAAAGAAAAGATGGTTTAATTAATTTCATAAAGCCACTGTCTACTGCAAGACGCTCTAACCAGGAAGAAGTCAATCTTGCAATGGGTTATGAAGAAGAAAACAAGGATATGTTCACTGGGCCAAAAGTTTTTTTGGCAACTATACATGGGACTCAAAATCAAATCTTAACGGACGATGATGGAAATATGCTTACCGCATATTTCCCAAAAGATTTTTTCTATCATCAAATTCTTGTTTGTGGTAAAACAGGAAGCGGTAAAACTGTATGCACCAAGAATTTTGCTCAACATTTTGTTGAAAAGATGGGGGGTGCTGTTTTAGCTATCAATGTAAAAGAGTTTGATTTTTTAACAATGGACAAACCTTCAAACGATTTAACTGAGCAAATAAAAAAAGAATGGGATTTTCTCGGTGAAAAGGCAAAGGGACTAAGAAATTTTGCTATTTATTACCCCTCTATAATCCAAAAAAGAAATATTAAACAAGTAAACTCTGATTTATGCACCCCAATAACTTTAGATGTTACAGCAATAGAGCCAAATTCACTAAATGGAATCTTACAAAATGTTTCCGATATAGGTGCACAGTATTTACCAGATATTTTCCGTTATTGGAAAGAAGATGTAGTTAGCAAAAAGGAAACTAGCTACTTTAAATTTAATAATTTTGTTGAATGGTTTGCAGAAATAAATAAACGAGATAAAAATGATAATAAAAATCTTTATCCCATTAAAAACTCAAGAGGGGATAAAACTGAAGTCCCTCTTCATTCCGGAACTGCAACAAATATTCTTAGAAACCTTAACATATCTAAGGAATATTTTGACGATAAGAATGCTAAAGCGTTGAATGGTGAAGATATCCTTGATTCTGGAATGATGTCGGTTATTGATATTGAAAAGGAAGAAGCAAAAATTTTTGGGTCTATTTTGCTGAGGCATCTTTTACAAAAAATTGTTGAGCTTAAAAGTAGTGGTACGAAAATGGTTCCAGTTTTGATTATTATTGATGAGGTTCATCAATTTTACAATACGGAAAGCTCAAAAGAAGCACTTGGTGCTTTGGATACAATATGTAGACAGGGAAGAAGCCAGGAAATAGCAGTTATTTTTTCATCACAAAATCCATCTGATATCCCCAAAGGCCTTTCTAATGTGATAAATACAAAAATTTTCTTCAAGTCGGATGTAGGAGCTGCAAAGGCGCATGGGATATCAATTACTGATTCAGAAATGGAAAGCTTAAAAAGGGGCTATTGCATAGCAAATATTCATGACCTCTCACAATTAAAAGTTATGAAGTTCCCATTGTCTTTAGCTGGAGTAATAAAAAGAGGTGAATAA
- a CDS encoding carbon-nitrogen hydrolase family protein: MCDEISYHEHLFSGAALNLGKTHLLLLKSNSEIEQQIWDPQTETVPGTTIKFSNRKLTDFGKEVNHDIIHWWVFYKENDIEILLTKTSSTLNSIKRIREDLFLNKNTIYDSYESIINDIKKFAETHDAEITELYEYVNWLNEKSLYAPSILFTRKVWRSPRLKYERYQVITDSIDEDVLKDCTEFALGLRDEPHDYTLLKIYYEIDYERWDQDPENHRGTPFNHKDVVPFTFIQIQKNISTYFKYICNSLEYIISKIEEYDETVLILPPQNIYVSERTKNIVRIATVQIDFELSDDFPPKIIDQETTKSKIKKAISESILHNADLVCLPELSVHESWIPEIKDLCKDKIVIAGVNYDNQKHNVCKLISNFAESITDQFKIYPSDFEEGDEVQSGMVSGKKIFIYQTKFGKISIMICRDFPNLRHNLNEKVDFLFVPSYNEAKERFHEDGHTHVQNYNSYVIIANTAIYGGTSIFGIVNKKTDFKKMIARGCKDKNDNSYKLCELKAEEEGIIVADFNLDYKAYQVPTKINPSSVTKPVKNIQKIIF; encoded by the coding sequence ATGTGTGATGAAATATCTTATCATGAACATTTATTTAGTGGTGCTGCGTTGAATTTGGGAAAAACCCACCTGCTTCTCCTAAAGTCAAATTCAGAAATAGAACAACAAATATGGGATCCACAAACGGAGACGGTTCCTGGAACAACGATTAAATTTTCAAATCGAAAGTTAACTGATTTTGGAAAAGAAGTAAATCATGATATTATTCATTGGTGGGTTTTCTATAAAGAAAATGATATCGAAATACTTCTAACAAAAACAAGTTCAACTCTCAATTCTATAAAAAGAATCAGAGAAGATCTTTTTCTAAATAAAAATACTATTTATGATTCATATGAATCCATTATCAATGATATAAAAAAATTTGCAGAAACACATGATGCCGAAATTACTGAACTATATGAATATGTTAATTGGCTTAATGAGAAAAGTCTTTATGCGCCAAGTATTTTGTTTACCAGAAAAGTATGGAGATCACCTCGATTAAAATACGAAAGATATCAGGTAATAACTGATTCTATCGATGAAGATGTTCTAAAAGACTGCACTGAGTTTGCATTAGGTTTAAGAGATGAACCACATGACTATACTCTTTTAAAGATTTATTATGAAATTGATTATGAAAGATGGGATCAAGATCCTGAAAATCATAGAGGAACACCATTTAATCATAAGGATGTAGTGCCTTTTACCTTCATCCAAATTCAAAAAAATATATCAACATATTTTAAATATATTTGCAATTCGTTAGAATATATAATTTCTAAAATTGAAGAATACGATGAGACCGTACTGATTTTGCCTCCTCAAAATATTTATGTTTCTGAAAGAACTAAAAATATTGTTAGAATCGCAACAGTACAAATTGATTTTGAGTTATCTGATGACTTCCCTCCCAAAATCATTGATCAAGAAACTACAAAAAGTAAAATAAAAAAAGCAATAAGTGAATCAATTTTACATAATGCTGATTTAGTTTGTTTGCCAGAATTGTCAGTACATGAATCATGGATTCCTGAAATAAAAGATTTATGTAAAGATAAAATAGTAATTGCCGGTGTTAATTACGACAATCAAAAGCATAATGTTTGCAAATTAATTTCTAATTTTGCTGAATCAATTACTGATCAATTCAAAATTTATCCTTCTGATTTTGAAGAAGGTGATGAGGTTCAATCAGGAATGGTTTCAGGCAAAAAAATATTCATTTATCAGACTAAATTTGGAAAGATATCAATCATGATCTGTAGGGATTTTCCAAATTTGAGGCATAATCTTAACGAAAAGGTGGATTTTTTGTTTGTTCCCTCTTATAACGAAGCAAAAGAAAGATTTCATGAAGATGGACATACCCATGTTCAAAATTATAATTCCTATGTAATAATTGCGAATACTGCGATATATGGTGGAACTTCAATCTTTGGAATTGTTAATAAAAAAACAGACTTCAAAAAAATGATTGCAAGAGGATGCAAGGATAAAAACGACAACTCATACAAACTTTGTGAGCTAAAAGCTGAAGAAGAAGGAATTATAGTTGCCGATTTCAATTTAGACTATAAAGCTTATCAAGTTCCAACAAAAATAAACCCCTCTTCTGTGACCAAACCTGTAAAAAACATTCAAAAAATAATCTTCTAA
- a CDS encoding ribonuclease III domain-containing protein, whose amino-acid sequence MDSKIICESDFKLRWNVQGLFDNFSVIRNELELQFASLPANNTRKQQNLVKWINQIKKIEDTVHYIKTNKIKEIEKNLDYKFIEPDFVVIAFFQPDSKNLFAELKSHYSKTGKNFDFEPYLNLDEAAKVLAWIGDSAINLATTHVIRQPYISKVGELAEKRAELVSNKHQANLCDEWNLFDLRLGFTTYLDMVNEDNIKHAKATIIEALFGVIYIESGFDKVISSAIYLKRFWEFI is encoded by the coding sequence ATGGACAGTAAAATAATATGTGAATCTGATTTTAAGTTACGATGGAACGTTCAAGGATTATTCGATAATTTTTCGGTTATTCGGAATGAACTTGAACTACAATTTGCCTCTCTTCCTGCTAATAACACACGCAAGCAACAAAATTTAGTGAAGTGGATTAACCAGATTAAAAAGATTGAAGATACTGTCCATTATATCAAAACCAATAAGATCAAAGAGATTGAAAAAAATCTAGATTACAAATTCATCGAACCTGATTTTGTAGTTATTGCATTTTTTCAGCCAGATAGCAAAAATCTCTTTGCCGAATTAAAGTCACATTACTCAAAAACGGGAAAGAACTTTGATTTTGAACCTTATTTGAATTTGGATGAGGCTGCAAAAGTATTGGCTTGGATAGGCGATTCTGCAATAAATTTGGCAACAACTCATGTTATTCGGCAACCTTACATTTCAAAAGTTGGAGAGTTAGCAGAAAAACGCGCAGAATTGGTATCTAATAAACATCAGGCTAATCTTTGCGATGAATGGAACCTCTTTGACTTGAGGTTAGGCTTCACAACATATCTAGACATGGTCAATGAAGACAACATAAAACATGCGAAAGCGACTATAATTGAAGCACTATTTGGAGTGATATACATCGAAAGTGGGTTTGATAAAGTAATCTCTTCAGCCATATATTTGAAGAGATTTTGGGAGTTTATATAA